The Zingiber officinale cultivar Zhangliang chromosome 9A, Zo_v1.1, whole genome shotgun sequence genome window below encodes:
- the LOC122020046 gene encoding FRIGIDA-like protein 4a, translating into MASEAASAVPPSLVQESFAELEKQRELITCCTQLWKELSDHFSTVERGLEMKSEVLRCKRQEHDASTRRTLGVLLRRELTIDASVEVALSKLDAVQAVQVVSYAAAGDDLDMTSKLRSFCTKVDFLGFFDLVVAKKKEVELIRSELPVALADCIDPAKFVIDAISGVFPVDKRPVKSPNDLGWACVLVLESLAPILADPELGLARPLVTRTIREQAQNMAKEWKHSLELRGGIESVKPSDAHTFLQLVVTFGIIEKDDKELYRRLVVTFAWRRQMPKLAISLGLEDKIEDIIEELISNGHQLDAINFAHEAGLQEKFPPVQLLKSFLEDSKIAASTAQESNNTGQIANATSRKEQSVIRAAIKCIQEHKLETEFPLASLQKRFEHLEKAKVEKKKASSSGGLANDRPNSPANKRTRANNGGPMPPAKAGRLMNNAYVSSFPAPPTFVRSPPIHSACPATSPYPYDSPPGHAIYGSRSPPAIRDAYGYPTEVSPAPHAASYLSPPMSYPPYGNYNSGFGGYHNVLAPAYQPAYYR; encoded by the exons ATGGCATCGGAGGCGGCTTCCGCCGTCCCTCCTTCCCTCGTGCAGGAGAGCTTCGCGGAGCTGGAGAAGCAGCGGGAGCTCATCACCTGCTGCACTCAGCTATGGAAGGAGCTCTCCGACCACTTCTCCACCGTTGAGCGCGGGCTGGAGATGAAGTCCGAGGTACTCCGCTGCAAGCGCCAGGAGCACGACGCCTCCACCCGCCGGACCCTCGGCGTCCTTCTCCGCCGCGAACTCACCATCGATGCCTCAGTGGAAGTCGCCCTCTCCAAGCTCGACGCTGTGCAGGCGGTCCAGGTCGTCTCTTATGCAGCAGCGGGCGACGATCTTGATATGACCTCAAAGCTGCGATCTTTCTGCACTAAAGTGGATTTCCTTGGGTTCTTCGATCTTGTAGTTGCGAAAAAGAAGGAGGTGGAGTTGATTCGATCAGAACTCCCAGTGGCCCTCGCGGACTGTATTGATCCGGCCAAATTCGTGATTGACGCGATATCCGGGGTCTTCCCTGTCGACAAAAGGCCAGTGAAGTCGCCTAATGATCTTGGTTGGGCCTGTGTGCTAGTATTGGAGTCGCTGGCGCCGATCCTGGCGGATCCTGAACTAGGGCTGGCGAGGCCACTAGTAACTCGAACCATAAGGGAGCAAGCTCAGAACATGGCAAAGGAGTGGAAACATAGTCTGGAGCTGCGCGGAGGAATTGAGAGCGTGAAGCCATCAGATGCGCACACGTTTCTACAACTTGTGGTGACTTTCGGGATCATAGAGAAGGATGACAAGGAGTTGTATCGGAGGCTTGTTGTAACTTTTGCTTGGCGAAGGCAAATGCCCAAGCTGGCTATTTCATTAGGGCTCGAGGATAAGATCGAAG ATATCATTGAGGAATTGATTAGCAATGGGCATCAGCTAGATGCAATAAACTTTGCACATGAGGCTGGTTTGCAGGAGAAGTTTCCTCCAGTTCAATTGCTAAAATCCTTCCTTGAAGACTCAAAGATAGCAGCTTCAACTGCCCAGGAGAGCAACAACACTGGGCAAATTGCA AATGCCACAAGCCGCAAGGAACAATCAGTTATTCGGGCTGCTATCAAGTGCATTCAAGAACATAAACTTGAAACTGAATTTCCCTTGGCAAGCCTTCAGAAGCGATTTGAGCATTTGGAGAAGGCCAAGGTGGAGAAGAAAAAGGCATCATCTAGTGGAGGTCTTGCCAACGATCGACCCAATAGCCCTGCAAACAAGCGAACACGCGCCAATAATGGCGGACCAATGCCTCCTGCCAAGGCTGGCCGACTGATGAACAACGCCTATGTGTCCTCCTTCCCTGCTCCTCCTACCTTTGTACGATCACCTCCAATACACTCAGCATGCCCTGCAACATCTCCTTATCCTTATGACAGCCCTCCAGGACATGCGATCTATGGTAGCAGGAGTCCACCAGCTATCAGAGATGCATATGGATACCCAACTGAAGTCAGCCCTGCACCACATGCAGCATCGTATCTCTCTCCACCAATGAGCTACCCACCATATGGAAATTACAACAGTGGCTTCGGGGGCTACCACAATGTATTGGCACCAGCCTATCAGCCAGCTTACTACAGGTAG
- the LOC122019069 gene encoding uncharacterized protein LOC122019069: MSFEEESGGMRKRKGSREVDEKRRLGVSDCNSDDCLAKHWRTARGAQKGERMHCGDSYGVVWEEKNRKNVLRAHVAKPCEVLDSDETIKSDLEGKSSRKPAVAQLSAKKTRRERIGEVNNIFAVDNNLHTDITRHENDVLRVQGKGGVLRVFLNKKADGLENFCAKDFYEQRSKTLGFPVVSTHEMLNPTTLSADTQSLERSCAGTILRETNTDITLESRSGEQMRELEISLPKRGKKRTNMQNNKTDTKLRDFSNSKIHKRELKDQLKEILINAGWRIDLRPRKGSKYVDSVYIPPKGRGSYWSITKAYAVYQEELNRENNGTSEGPARLSKAFLGSDYNIPIDSLNVLKRNIVNKRKRKEALEEAQSGQKKKSEERFDNRRQPSVTETTEMSDGITDRININSSTDLDTKTIVSSIAHNHFQIGKSKHRVCALLARGSNQDAETEDDGFVPYKWKRTVFSWMIDLGILSINEKIKYMNKRRNETKLRGWITREGIRCSCCTKIVTASKFELHAGSRLLQPSLYIYLEDRGVSLLQCQLEAWKKHEQSGHQGFCSVDVSSDQPNDDFCAMCGGSGDLICCDNCPSTSHVSCLGLEVG, encoded by the coding sequence ATGTCTTTTGAGGAGGAGAGCGGAGGCATGAGGAAGAGGAAAGGAAGCAGGGAGGTCGACGAGAAGAGGAGGTTGGGTGTGAGTGATTGCAATTCGGATGATTGTTTGGCTAAGCATTGGAGAACGGCTCGTGGTGCGCAGAAAGGAGAGAGGATGCATTGTGGTGACAGTTATGGAGTTGTttgggaagagaaaaataggaaGAATGTTTTGAGGGCTCATGTTGCGAAGCCATGTGAAGTTCTGGATTCTGATGAAACGATCAAGTCGGATTTGGAGGGGAAGAGCAGTAGAAAACCAGCTGTTGCTCAACTTTCTGCAAAGAAAACGAGAAGGGAGAGGATAGGAGAAGTTAACAACATTTTTGCTGTTGATAATAATTTGCATACTGACATTACTCGACATGAAAATGATGTTCTCAGGGTGCAAGGAAAAGGCGGTGTCTTGAGGGTCTTCCTCAATAAGAAAGCTGATGGACTTGAGAATTTCTGTGCCAAAGATTTTTATGAGCAAAGATCAAAGACTCTGGGCTTTCCAGTGGTTTCTACTCATGAAATGCTGAATCCAACAACCCTTTCTGCAGACACACAATCACTTGAAAGATCATGCGCAGGAACTATATTGAGAGAGACAAACACTGATATAACTTTGGAAAGCAGATCCGGTGAACAAATGAGAGAGTTGGAGATTTCACTGCCAAAAAGAGGAAAAAAGAGAACAAATATGCAAAACAATAAGACTGACACTAAATTAAGGGATTTTTCCAATTCAAAAATTCATAAAAGGGAACTGAAAGATCAGTTAAAAGAAATACTTATAAATGCCGGTTGGAGGATAGATCTAAGGCCAAGGAAAGGCAGCAAGTATGTAGATTCTGTTTACATACCTCCTAAAGGACGAGGTAGTTATTGGTCAATCACAAAGGCTTATGCTGTGTATCAGGAAGAACTGAATAGAGAAAACAATGGGACGAGTGAGGGCCCTGCAAGGCTGTCTAAAGCATTTCTTGGTAGTGACTATAATATACCTATAGATTCCCTAAATGTACTGAAGAGGAATATTGTTAACAAGAGAAAAAGGAAGGAAGCGCTAGAAGAAGCCCAAAGTGGTCAAAAGAAGAAATCAGAGGAAAGGTTTGACAATAGGAGGCAACCTAGTGTTACGGAAACTACAGAGATGTCTGACGGAATCACAGACAGAATAAACATAAACAGCTCTACAGATTTAGACACAAAAACAATAGTTAGTTCCATAGCTCATAATCACTTCCAAATAGGAAAAAGCAAACATAGAGTGTGTGCTCTATTAGCTCGTGGCAGCAATCAGGATGCAGAAACTGAAGACGATGGTTTTGTTCCGTATAAATGGAAGAGGACAGTTTTCTCATGGATGATAGATCTTGGAATCCTGTctataaatgaaaaaataaaatacatgaaCAAGAGGAGAAATGAAACAAAATTGAGAGGCTGGATAACAAGAGAGGGCATTAGGTGCAGCTGTTGTACTAAAATTGTTACTGCATCTAAGTTTGAGCTTCATGCTGGGAGCAGACTTCTTCAGCcatcactatatatatatttggaagaTAGAGGTGTCTCCCTCTTGCAGTGTCAATTAGAAGCATGGAAAAAACATGAACAGTCAGGCCATCAAGGATTTTGTAGTGTTGATGTAAGTAGTGATCAACCCAATGATGACTTCTGTGCAATGTGTGGTGGCAGCGGTGATTTGATCTGTTGTGATAATTGCCCTTCAACATCCCATGTCAGTTGTTTGGGTTTGGAGGTGGGTTAA
- the LOC122020973 gene encoding increased DNA methylation 1-like — MDSTKKNNGIDSSLLSCSQCEAKYHQDCVAQFESISPISLNLSSAFCTQSCRKVFEGLQKILGTKNDLGAGFSWSIIRRFDEDVSMYKLELHQMAECNLKIAVALAILDECFLPIVDQRSGFNVIHNVVYNCGSNFNRLNYKSFCTIILERGDEIISAASIRIHGTRLAEIPFIGTRNMYRRQGMCRRLLGGIESLLCSLNVEKLVISSIPELQDAWTKVFGFMPLNGFQEKEIRSANILVFPGTYLFDKTLPKMLSPEKPTPVPGVVTIENDVEQ, encoded by the exons ATGGATTCTACTAAAAAAAACAATGGAATTGATTCTTCATTACTCTCATGCAGCCAGTGTGAGGCAAAAT ATCATCAGGATTGTGTTGCTCAATTTGAATCAATTTCTCCCATTTCATTGAACCTGAGTAGTGCTTTTTGTACCCAAAGTTGCAGAAAG GTTTTTGAAGGATTGCAGAAGATTCTTGGGACCAAGAATGACTTGGGAGCTGGATTTTCATGGAGCATTATTAGGCGATTTGATGAGGATGTTTCTATGTATAAGTTGGAGTTGCATCAAATGGCAGAATGCAACTTGAAGATTGCTGTTGCTCTAGCCATTTTGGATGAGTGCTTTCTGCCGATTGTTGACCAGAGAAGTGGTTTTAACGTCATTCATAATGTTGTCTATAATTGTGG ATCAAATTTTAATCGTCTGAACTATAAGAGTTTCTGCACAATAATTTTGGAGCGTGGTGATGAAATTATCTCTGCAGCCTCTATCAG GATCCATGGAACCAGGCTGGCAGAAATACCTTTTATTGGGACAAGAAACATGTATAGACGCCAAGGCATGTGCCGCCGGCTTCTTGGTGGAATTGAATCA CTTCTCTGTTCGCTCAATGTTGAAAAGCTGGTTATATCCAGCATTCCCGAGCTACAGGATGCATGGACTAAGGTATTTGGCTTCATGCCTCTTAATGGTTTTCAAGAAAAGGAAATTAGATCTGCAAATATATTGGTTTTTCCTGGTACATATTTATTCGACAAGACATTGCCAAAGATGCTTTCTCCTGAAAAACCTACACCGGTTCCTGGAG TTGTAACAATCGAAAATGACGTTGAGCAATAG